The window ACCACGAACAGATCCGCAGCCTTGGCGATACCGGTCACCGGATCCAGATCACCACCGATGCTGATCTGCCCACCATTACGTACCACGCCATAGGTTCTGCCAGCCGCATCGGTACCCGTCGCCGCGCGCGCGGCGACATCGATCAAGGCATGCTCGCCCAGCCATATGGAGCGACCGTGGCCGATGGCATTGACCTTGTCGACATCCTGATCGGCCGGTTTGATTCCACCCAGGCTGACCTTGCCGCCCCAGGCATTGAGCGTCCCGTCCAGGGTCAACTGACCGATACTGTTGAGTGCAATGGACTGGCCCGGATCAACCGAAATGACCGCACCGCGTCCCACGGTCAAGGCCGTATTGGCCATATCCGCAGCGGCGCTTTGGACGGTGCCGGCATTCAGGCTCAGGCTGGCACCCTTGCGCTGTGTCAACACCCCCTTGGCAGCGTCGTTCTGGTAAAGCTCCGGTGTCCAACGCTCCAACAGTGTCGCTGGAGAGGCTCCGGACGGTGTATCGCCGGCCTGCTCTCCAAGCCGATAGACCGGCATGGTCACAGCGACCTGGGTATTGTCGGTGACCGTCAGCCCCTGATTGCCGGTGATGTCATAGGCCGAGAACCCCTTGTTGAAGAAGTCGCCAGCCAATTGCAGGGTACCGGCAGCTGTCGGTGTCGGGCTGTTGCCGATCTGTACCTTGCCGGCCTGCAGTTTCAGGGTGCCGCCACCATTGACGCCGTAGCCGCGCAGTTCGCCGTCGAGCGTCAGGTTGCCCACGGCGGTGGAGTTGCCCAGGTTGGCAGCGAGGGTGACATCGCCTCCCTTGCCACCGCTGAGCTTGCGATTGTTGAGGATAGCGGCCCCCGAGGATACATCGACCAGGCTGCCAGCCCGAAACATCACGTCACCAGAGCTACGCAGTGAAACCGAACCGCCATTGATATAGGGCAACCGACTGTTGTCGCCATCCAGTGCCAGGTTGCTCCACAGTCCACTGGTATCGAGTTTCATGCCTGTTGCGATATCAACCACGGCCTTCTGGCCGGTCGGAGGCTGAATGATCTGATCGATCAGGCCCTGAGTCGGGTTTGCCGAGCTCACCTGATTGAGCACGTTGCCCAGGCGCAAGCTGCCGGAATGGGCTGTCAGGTTGGCATTGACCCGCACCTGCGGCCCGTACAGGGTGATATCCCCGCCATTGCCTACTGTCAGGTCACCGTTGACCTGGATCTGCTGCTTGGCCGCCACCTTGATGGCGCCGAGCTGGAAGCCGTTGAGCTGGTCGCTGTCGAGGTACATCGTGCCCTGGCGATTGGCGGGCAAGGCAGTGTCCAGGTCCAGTCCGGCGGCGATCTGCTCGACGCCCTCGCCGATCTGTACCTGGTCCGCCATGGCATCCAGGCTGTAGCGCAAGGTCCCCGTCGTCTTGTCATAGATCGGCGTGTACTTGCCGAATATCAGCTGCGCCCGCTGGGGAACGGCGTTGCGCGATTGCTGGTAACCATCGAGGTTGAGATTGGGCGCCAGGTTCTGGCGGTCGCCCTTGAACACCTCACTGACAATCTGGCCTTCCAGCACCGCATTGCTGGTACCGATCACCAGCTTGCCGGCATCGCGGCCCACGGTGTAGCCCGATTCATAGCGCTGTTGCTGGGCGATCATCGGGTTGTAGAAATACTCGGTCTGCCCCCAGCGGGCACTGCTGGACTCGAAGCCCTTGTAGATCCCCGAATAGAGAATGTCTCCGGGAGCCCGGGACAGTTCATACAGGCGACCATCGGGCCCCTTGAGCCAGGTCTGCTGGATGTAGCCGGCCTGCACGTCGACGGTACCGCCGGACAGGTTGAGCTGCGCGCCCTGCTGGGTCACCACATCCTTGCCGGTGAAGGTCAAGGTACCGCCCTGGGCCATCCACTCGCCAATGCTGTGACCCTGGGTACCCAGATACCCGCCCACTTCCAGCAGGCCGCCTGCCGTGTACCAGCGGTCGGTGGCATAGCCGTTGGTGCCGGCCGGGACGAATACCAGCTCACGCAGATCGACCCAGACATCGTTGTTGATCAGCTTGCCGCCGTCACGGTTGACCGGCGCATCGCGTTGCTCGTTACCCTGCACGTTGATCTTGATGTTGTTGGACTCCATCGAGACCTTCACGCCGACCGCGCCGGAAACGTCGACCACCGCGCCATCACGCACCAGGCTGCGCTGGGCAGCGCTGACCGCCACCTGGCCACCGGTGGCAAGCGTGATGGAGCCGTTCTGGAAGTCGACGTTGCCACCACTGACAATCTCGATCCGCGACTGATCGGTGCGATCACTGACCGTGCTCAGGTTGTTGAAGAACCCTGTGATCAGGGTGTTCGGCAAACCGTCGAGGCCGCTCAGGCCGTTGTTGCGCTGGCTGTCGAGGGCCGTGGTATCGGTGTTTTCCAGCAGGATCGCGGTGGTGCTGCCCTGCCCCAGGGTCACGCTGCCAGTGGTATCGGTGGCGGAGTTGAGCAGGTGGATGGTGCCCCGGGTGTCGACCGAGGTGCTGGCCAGCGCCACACCGTTCTGTTGCACCTGGTGCCCGGTCAGGGTGATGTCGCCGGTGGAGGCCATGATCAGGCCGCTGTTGGTCACCTTGCCGGCGGTACTGCCGGCTTTGAGCGAAGTCGCCACCTCATTGCCACGGGTGGTCGAGCGCTGGTTGCTGCTGGTACCGACACCGCGCCGGATGTAGAAGCTGTCACCCGCGGCCAGGGTGGTCTGGCCCTTGGCGGTGACGATGGTCCCGGCGTTCTCCACCTCGGAGCCGAGCAATAGCGCATAACCGCCGGACTCGGTCGAAGAGGTGGGCGCCAGGGTCTGGATGATCGCCCCGCGCTGCACCTCGACCTTGCCTGCCGCATCGGTGAAGGTCGGCTGGGTGCCATTGGTGTCGACGTAGATGCCCCGCTGGGTGAACTGATCGTCGGTGATGGTTGCGGCAGCGGCCACCAGGTTGCGCACGTTGACCTGGCTGGAACCGCTGAAGACCACACCGTTGCGATTCATGATCATCACGGTGCCATTGCCCTTGACCTGGCCCTGGATCTCGCTTGGGCGTGCCAATGGGTCGTTGACACGGTTGAGCACCGCCCAATTCGACTGCTGCTGGAAATCCACCGTGGTGTTGCGCCCGACGTTGAAGGTTTCCCAGTTGAGAATCGCCTTGTCGGCGGTCTGCTCGATGGTCACGGTGGTCTTGCCACCGGCTTGCGTCTGGGTCGGCGCCTTGGCGTTGAGCCAGCCCTGGGTCAGGCTGTTGTCGACCTGCAGGCCGCCCTTGCCCAGCCCATCGGGGATATTGCTCAACTGACCGAGCGCTGCCTGGCGACCGGCAGCCTGGGCCGCCTGCTGGGCGGCGATGGCGGCCACGGTGCTGTTGAGGTTGCTGATCGAGCGCTGCAGCTGCTGGTTGGCACGACCCTGCTCCGCCAGGGTCGGGATACCCGGGATCTGCCCACTGTTGTTGCGCGCTGCGGTGGCGGACAGGTTGGCCCCCTTGTTGGTGAACCAGGCCGAGCTGAACGCCGTCTCCGCCTGGGCACTGCCAGCCACCATCAACAGGGCGATGGCATGGGCCAGGGGCTTGAGCCGCAGGATCGAGGAGGCGTCGTCGTGACGCCGGGCGTTGAGTCTTGCCGAGGGTTTGCAGCGCAGCATCACTAAATCCTTTTCAAATCGTGCAAAGGGCTGCAACGCATGACCCGATCGGTGACGGGGCGTTGCTCATTACCGGATAGGCGGTTACAGGAGGTCGCGACCGAACTCCTGTCATGGAAAATTCATCTGATGGGAGTAGCGCTCCCGCACGCAAAAAATCAGCAACGGCAGGGCCGTTGCTGATCGGGTGTTGCCAGTCGTTCAAGCGAGGGTTACAGCGGACGACCGATGGTGTTGCAGACGCTGGTGTTGCCGATGGCCTGAGCGCTGGTGGCGGTCAGGAAGCTGCCGCGAATGGCCACTTTCCATGCAGCTGGCAGCGGCACGAAACGGTTGGCAGTGATGGCGGCGTCGTTGTTGGTGGCAGCAGTGGAGCCGTAGTGACGGGTGAAGAAGTCACGGACTTGGCTGGTCTGCGTAGCGTCGGCGTAGCACTGGCTGAACACCAGGTTGGTGAAGCCCAGGATGGGGTAACCCGAGGATGGGTAGGCCACGACGCTTGGGTCGGTCGAGCTGGCGGCAGCAGCGAAGACAGGTACCCAGGCGTTGGGGTTGGAGCGGTTGGCGGCGGCAGGGACCGGTACGGCAGCGATAGCGGCCGATACGTTGGCAGGCGCTGGAGACAGGCCGTTGATCTGGGCAACCTTGGTGGCGTCATCCAGGCCAGCGAGGGTGGTCGCGGCGAAGTCCGGGCTCATGTAGGTGATACCACCAGCGGTGGAGTTCAGTGCAGTCATCACGCCCTGGCTACCAGTGGCCGAGACGGCGCCGGCTGGCAGGCCACCCGAGAAGCTGGTGCCAAAGGTGGTAGTGATAGCGAAGGTACCGCCTTCAGTGGCGCTCGAGCACTTGGCATTCAGGAAGCGGGTGAACAGCTCGGTGGTACCACTGCTTTCGCTGCGATAGACCAGCTTGATCGCGCCGGTACGACCGGAACCGGTGACGGCATCCCAGGTTTTCAGACGGCCGGAGAACACGCCGCACAGTTGATCGACGCTCAGGTTCAGGTTGGTGGTACCTGCCTGGTTGAACGGAATGGCAACCGAAGTGGCAACCGATGGAACCTGGATCAGCGGGCCCCAGGCAGCGCCGTGAGCGGTAACGTAGCCATCCAGCTCAGCCTGGGTCAGTTTCGAGTCGCTACCAGCCCAGTGTACGTTCTTGCCGGTGGTGCCAGCCACGAACTTGGTGTAGTCGTTGTTCAGGAAGGCTGCCTTGCCTGCGCCGCTGCCTACGCCGATGTAAGGAGCGAAACCGGCAGTCAGCACGCCGGAAGTCTGGTACAGGGCTTGTGGCAGAGTAGCACCGCCGCCGTTGAGGTCAGCCATCGCGGCTTGTGCGGTGCACAGGGCGGCGAGAGTCAGGGAAACTGCCAGAGCGTTGCGCTTAAACATGAAGAATCTCCTTTCGTCGTGTTCGTACGTTGAGGTTGCTCGTTCGTGACGCCATGGCGCTCGAGGCGTCGCCTTAGTTCCAGACGACTTGTGGGCTGAGGCCATGACGCAGAAGTTCTCAACTTCCAGTGACAGATAAAGGAAAAAACCTCGGGTGAATGCGATTGATTTTCAAATTATTTATCGGGTGTTTTCGCTGTTTTTACTGCAAGTTCGCGGTATTTTTCGGGAGTGGCAAAGAGCCCTACGCTACAGGCGACAGGAAATGGGAAGCAACTTTGCGGATATGACAGAACAAGGAACCCGAGTTCTAAAGTGACATCACCTGCTAAGGTGCAATAAATCTAGAAACTTCAGGCCTTCTTCAATGCCCCATCTCGCCCGAACCCACCCACGCCTGACCATCGCCACCCTCCTCGGCCTGGCTGCCGGTGCTCTGGTGCCGATCAGCCCGGTACTGACCAAGGTGCTCATTGGCTGGAATACAGCCGTCTGGACCTACCTGGTCATGATGCTGTGGCTGACGACACGCTCCAGCGCGCAAGACGTGCAGCGGTTCGTCGAACGCGAGGATGAGAATGCCGGGACGGTGCTGCTGATCGTGTCGATCGCGGCGATTGCCAGCCTGGCGGCGATTACGGTTGAACTGGCCGGTGGCAAGAACCTGGATGTGCATGCCCGTGCCTGGCACTACGCGTTCACCGGCCTGACGGTACTGGGCTCATGGCTGCTGATCGGGGTGATCTTCAGCGTGCACTACGCGCGACAGTTTTATCTGTCGGATGAAACGGACCCGCCACTGCGTTTTGCCGATGGCGAGAAACATCCGGACTACTGGGACTTCCTGTACTTCTCTTTCACCATCAGTGTGGCGGTACAGACGTCGGATGTCGGGGTGGCGACTCGGGGGATGCGCCGGGTGGTGTTGGCGCAGTCGCTGATCGGGTTTCTGTTCAATACGGCGATACTGGGGTTTTCGATCAATATTGCGGCGGGGTTGTTTGGCTGAGAAGTCCAACTTGTAACGCCCAACTTGTGGGAGCCGGCGGTCCGGCGCCCCGGTTCATCCGCGAAGAAGCCCTTGAGGCCGCCAGAAGCTTCGCGGATGAATCCGGTTCCCACAGGTACATACCAGCCCCCACAGGCCTATTGCCCGTGGCTGCCAGGATTACTCGGTGGTCAGCACGCCACGACGAATCTGGTCACGCTCGATCGACTCGAACAACGCCTTGAAGTTGCCCTCGCCGAAACCATCGTCGCCCTTGCGCTGGATGAACTCGAAGAACACCGGCCCCATCAGGGTTTCCGAGAAGATCTGCAGCAGCAGGCGCTTGTCGCCCTCCTGCGAGGCACCGTCGAGCAGAATGCCGCGCGACTGCAGTTCCTGCACCGGCTCGCCATGGTTCGGCAGGCGGCCTTCGAGCATCTCGTAGTAGGTGTCCGGCGGTGCGGTCATGAAGCGCATGCCGATCTTCTTCAACTGGTCCCAGGTCTTGACCAGGTCGTCGGTGAGGAAGGCCACGTGCTGGATGCCCTCGCCGTTGAACTGCATCAGGAACTCTTCGATCTGCCCCGAGCCCTTCGACGATTCCTCGTTGAGCGGAATCCGGATCATGCCATCCGGCGCGGTCATCGCCTTGGAGGTCAGGCCGGTGTACTCGCCCTTGATGTCGAAATAGCGGATCTCGCGGAAGTTGAACAGCTTCTCGTAGAAGTTCGCCCAGTAGGCCATGCGCCCGCGATAGACGTTGTGGGTCAGGTGATCGATGATCTTCAGGCCCGCCCCTTTCGGATTGCGGTCGACACCGTCGAGGTAGACGAAGTCGATGTCATAGATCGAGCTGCCCTCGCCGAAACGGTCGATCAGGTACAGCGGCGCGCCGCCGATGCCCTTGATCGCCGGCAGGTTCAGCTCCATCGGGCCGGTGGCGATGTGGATCGGCTGGGCCCCCAGTTCCAGGGCACGGGAATAGGCTTTCTGCGCGTTTTTCACCCGGAAGGCCATGCCGCACACCGACGGGCCATGCTCGGCGGCGAAGTACGAGGCTTCGCTGTGCGGTTCGTTGTTGAGGATCAGGTTGATCGCGCCCTGGCGATACAGGTGCACGTTCTTGGAGCGGTGGGTCGCAACCTTGGTGAAGCCCATGATCTCGAAGATCGGCTCCAGCGTGTTCGGGGTCGGCGATGCGAATTCGATGAATTCAAAGCCCATCAGGCCCATCGGGTTTTCAAAGATATCTGCCATGGTGGCGCCTCATCCTATCAATCAAGTAACGGTCGGTTAGTTGCTGTCGATGCGGACGCTGGAGGGTGGCGCGCAGGAAATCCCCCGCACGCTGCGGGCAAGGAAGTCGCCATAGATCAATTTGAACCCGAGTATCTTCATTGCAACCCAGTCTCTCAGGGCGAAGCTTCTGTCGCCAGAAGACATTATTCTTATATGCGTAAGTAGATTCTACATGGCGTAAACCGTTTTGTCCGTATCACTTTTCACTTCCTGTTCTGGCAACGCTGAAAACCATAGGTTCGCATCGGTCGACGTCAGCCAGGATCGACAGGCTACCCCGCCGCAGGACTCTGCGCGGTTGCTCCCCCATCGGGACCAAGCCGCTGGCAAACCGCGGCAACAACCCCTGAACGTGCGAATGCCACAGCCCCGGCTATCCTGCGAGAAGCAGTGCCACCCACCGTTTTTTCCTGCCCAAACAGGTCCCTCCATGCCACTCACCGTCAAAGGCCGCCCCTGGCCTGCCCGCTATGGGCTGAATCTGCTGATCGGCCTGCTGCCGATCGTTTCGGGTATCACCCTCCTGCACTGGCAGGCCGATCGGGCGCTGAACGCCAATACCCGGGAAACCGCCGGGGATGCCCTGAAGCAGTTCGAGCTGATGCTCGACAACGCCGAACTGGCCGCCCATGCCATCGTGCCGCTGGCCGGCCGGCCCTGCGCCCAGGTGGAACTGGCCCTGCGTGAACAGGTCACGCGCCGTCCCTTCGTCCGCGCCGCCAACCTGGCCTGGAACAACAACCTGTACTGCACATCACTGTTCGGCCCCTACCAGGAAGCCGTCGACCCGGCCAACTATGTCGCCGGCAGTCTCTGGCTGATGAAAGGCAACCCGGTGACGCCCCATTCAGCCTTGCTGGCCTATCGACTGGCCCAAGGCAATGGCGCGGCGATCATCAGCATCGACGGCTATCACCTGAGCAACCTGCTGCACCTGATGGGTCGCGAAACCGGGCTGATCCTGCAAGTGGGCAGTGCCTGGACCTCCAGCCAGGGCCAGATCCTGGATGGCAAGGCCCCGGCCTTCCCGGTGGCGCCGACCACCCTGCGCTCCAGCCGCTTCCCATTCAGTGTCAGTGCCGGCTTCTCCAAGGGAGAGACCTGGCGCTACATCGGCCGCGAGTATCGGGAGCTGCTCGCCCTGTTGCTGGTACTCGGCCTGCTGGCCGGCATCACCACCCGCTGGCTGCAACAGCGCTCGAGCGCGCCCAGCCACGAGTTGCAACGGGCGCTCGAAGCCAGGGAATTCATTCCGTATTTCCAGCCGGTGGTGCGCAGCGACACACTGAGGTGGTCCGGCCTCGAAGTGCTGATGCGCTGGAATCATCCTCGCGAGGGTCTGGTGCGTCCGGACCTGTTCATTCCGTTCGCCGAACACTGCGGCCTGATCGTGCCGATGACCCGCTCGCTGCTGCAACAGACCGCTGCCCTGCTCGCCCCGCATTCGGCGTTGCTGGAGCCCGGTTTTCATGTCGGCGTGAACATCACCGCCCAGCATTGCCATGACCTGCAACTGGTGCAGGATTGCCGGGAGTTCCTGGCCGCCTTCGCTCCAGGGCAGATCAGGCTCGTGCTGGAACTGACCGAACGCGAACTGATCGAACCGGGCGACGTCACCCACCAGCTGTTCGAACAATTGCACGACCTGGGCGTCATGGTCGCCATCGATGATTTCGGCACCGGCCATTCCAGCCTCAGTTACTTGCGCGAACTCAACGTCGACTATTTGAAGGTCGACCAGAGTTTCGTCGCCATGATCGGTGCCGATGTGCTGTCACGACATATCCTCGACAGCATTATCGACCTCAGTCTCAAGCTGGAATTGGGTATTGTCGCCGAAGGCGTGGAAACAGCCGAGCAACGCGACTACCTGGCCAATCGCGGCGTCGATTTCCTGCAAGGCTATCTATTTGGCAAGCCGCTGCCGGCTTCGGAGTTTTTCAATAGCCTGAAACGTCAGGCCGGCGATAACGTCGATTAGAACCTCGGCACAAAGATAACGATTCAATCCCGGTAACATCTGTTGCCCCGCGCATATGATTTACTCTTGGACAAATAACTACTACACTTTTCCTGCCTGCAGTAAATCGACGGGAAGGCCTCTGGCTTATGAATAATGGTCCGCGGCATTCCGGGCGTTACCGACAACGCCCGAGCGGATCGACTGCAGCGCCGGCTTGTCTCTTTCGTTACCGGTTGCCCGCAACCAAATAGACCATTGGAGTAAGAACCTTGTCCAAACTCGCTGAGTTCCGTGCCGCAGAAAAAGCCCTTCAAGAACAACTCGCCCAACTCGAAGCCCTGAAGAACGATGCCGGGCTCAAGAAGGAAATCGAATTCGAGAAGAAGCTTAACGACCTGATGACGAACTACGGCAAAAGCCTGCGGGACATCATCGCCATTCTCGACCCCCAGGCCAGCACCGGCAAGGCTGCCCAGGCGCCCAAGCAGCGCCGCGCCCGCGTGGTCAAGGTCTATCAGAACCCACACTCGGGCGAACTGATCGAGACCAAGGGCGGCAACCATCGTGGCCTCAAGGCCTGGAAAGAACAGTACGGTGCCGCCACTGTTGACTCCTGGGTGCGCAGCTAATTACCCAGGTGACAAAACAAACCCTGCTTATGCAGGGTTTTTTTATGGATATAACCCTATTCCACTGATTGTCCTACACGCCAGCCCATCGAAACACCGGCAACGGACAAGCATCACCCACACGACAGATACAGTTCAAAAGAGTTCAACCCTGTCAAAACTTTCATATCCCATCAATTAATGACAGTTTGCCAGTAACTAACGAGGGCGGCAGACATATCGATTAATCCATCCCCCCG of the Pseudomonas vanderleydeniana genome contains:
- a CDS encoding substrate-binding domain-containing protein gives rise to the protein MFKRNALAVSLTLAALCTAQAAMADLNGGGATLPQALYQTSGVLTAGFAPYIGVGSGAGKAAFLNNDYTKFVAGTTGKNVHWAGSDSKLTQAELDGYVTAHGAAWGPLIQVPSVATSVAIPFNQAGTTNLNLSVDQLCGVFSGRLKTWDAVTGSGRTGAIKLVYRSESSGTTELFTRFLNAKCSSATEGGTFAITTTFGTSFSGGLPAGAVSATGSQGVMTALNSTAGGITYMSPDFAATTLAGLDDATKVAQINGLSPAPANVSAAIAAVPVPAAANRSNPNAWVPVFAAAASSTDPSVVAYPSSGYPILGFTNLVFSQCYADATQTSQVRDFFTRHYGSTAATNNDAAITANRFVPLPAAWKVAIRGSFLTATSAQAIGNTSVCNTIGRPL
- a CDS encoding DUF1345 domain-containing protein, with the translated sequence MPHLARTHPRLTIATLLGLAAGALVPISPVLTKVLIGWNTAVWTYLVMMLWLTTRSSAQDVQRFVEREDENAGTVLLIVSIAAIASLAAITVELAGGKNLDVHARAWHYAFTGLTVLGSWLLIGVIFSVHYARQFYLSDETDPPLRFADGEKHPDYWDFLYFSFTISVAVQTSDVGVATRGMRRVVLAQSLIGFLFNTAILGFSINIAAGLFG
- the hppD gene encoding 4-hydroxyphenylpyruvate dioxygenase, which translates into the protein MADIFENPMGLMGFEFIEFASPTPNTLEPIFEIMGFTKVATHRSKNVHLYRQGAINLILNNEPHSEASYFAAEHGPSVCGMAFRVKNAQKAYSRALELGAQPIHIATGPMELNLPAIKGIGGAPLYLIDRFGEGSSIYDIDFVYLDGVDRNPKGAGLKIIDHLTHNVYRGRMAYWANFYEKLFNFREIRYFDIKGEYTGLTSKAMTAPDGMIRIPLNEESSKGSGQIEEFLMQFNGEGIQHVAFLTDDLVKTWDQLKKIGMRFMTAPPDTYYEMLEGRLPNHGEPVQELQSRGILLDGASQEGDKRLLLQIFSETLMGPVFFEFIQRKGDDGFGEGNFKALFESIERDQIRRGVLTTE
- a CDS encoding EAL domain-containing protein, whose translation is MPLTVKGRPWPARYGLNLLIGLLPIVSGITLLHWQADRALNANTRETAGDALKQFELMLDNAELAAHAIVPLAGRPCAQVELALREQVTRRPFVRAANLAWNNNLYCTSLFGPYQEAVDPANYVAGSLWLMKGNPVTPHSALLAYRLAQGNGAAIISIDGYHLSNLLHLMGRETGLILQVGSAWTSSQGQILDGKAPAFPVAPTTLRSSRFPFSVSAGFSKGETWRYIGREYRELLALLLVLGLLAGITTRWLQQRSSAPSHELQRALEAREFIPYFQPVVRSDTLRWSGLEVLMRWNHPREGLVRPDLFIPFAEHCGLIVPMTRSLLQQTAALLAPHSALLEPGFHVGVNITAQHCHDLQLVQDCREFLAAFAPGQIRLVLELTERELIEPGDVTHQLFEQLHDLGVMVAIDDFGTGHSSLSYLRELNVDYLKVDQSFVAMIGADVLSRHILDSIIDLSLKLELGIVAEGVETAEQRDYLANRGVDFLQGYLFGKPLPASEFFNSLKRQAGDNVD
- a CDS encoding histone-like nucleoid-structuring protein, MvaT/MvaU family; protein product: MSKLAEFRAAEKALQEQLAQLEALKNDAGLKKEIEFEKKLNDLMTNYGKSLRDIIAILDPQASTGKAAQAPKQRRARVVKVYQNPHSGELIETKGGNHRGLKAWKEQYGAATVDSWVRS